The proteins below are encoded in one region of Juglans microcarpa x Juglans regia isolate MS1-56 chromosome 4D, Jm3101_v1.0, whole genome shotgun sequence:
- the LOC121261125 gene encoding uncharacterized protein LOC121261125 isoform X3: MGLRFYQLQGLKPYTCYEVKISYPASIPASFSLQLKRGKSNSVLNHYRRLLNTEKLIFRTESLESLSNEDGIYVLVTVEPEGIVAIPHVQERQFIIFNIVCDELLLGIPHKAWWVVVLVLFCLGLAFIIPSFLPSYLLQESQSPRIKQDFSKVS, translated from the exons ATGGGTTTGCGCTTTTACCAGCTACAAGGACTCAAACCTTATACGTGTTATGAAGTGAAGATATCATATCCAGCTtct ATACCGGCTAGCTTTTCCTTACAACTGAAGAGAGGCAAATCGAACTCAGTGCTGAATCACTACAGAAGATTACTCAATACTGAAAAGCTCATTTTCAGAACTGAAAGTCTCGAATCACTTAGCAATGAG GATGGTATCTATGTGTTGGTGACTGTGGAACCTGAGGGGATTGTTGCTATACCACATGTTCAGGAGAGGCAGTTCATCATCTTTAATATAG TTTGTGATGAACTACTGCTGGGCATCCCGCATAAAGCTTGGTGGGTTGTGGTCTTGGTGCTTTTTTGCCTTGGATtggcattcatcattccatctTTTCTTCCATCATATCTGCTGCAGGAGAGCCAAAGCCCACGAATAAAGCAGGATttttccaaggtttcttga
- the LOC121261126 gene encoding oleosin Ara h 15.0101-like, which produces MSDHSRPVSQALYDPSSTSSRQAVKFLTAVTIGATLLILSGLTLTGTVIALILATPVLVLFSPILVPAGIVLFLVAAGLVVSGGCGVVAMTALSWIYNYVTGKHPMGADRLDYARMRIADKARDMKERAKEYGQFVQHKAREATQGA; this is translated from the coding sequence ATGTCTGATCACTCAAGGCCAGTGAGCCAAGCGCTCTACGATCCTTCCTCGACTTCCTCACGACAGGCTGTCAAGTTCTTGACTGCAGTTACAATTGGTGCTACGCTCCTAATCTTGTCTGGGTTGACCTTAACCGGGACGGTGATAGCCTTGATCTTGGCGACCCCAGTTCTGGTCCTGTTCAGTCCGATCCTAGTCCCGGCAGGGATAGTCTTATTCCTGGTTGCTGCCGGTTTGGTAGTCTCTGGCGGGTGCGGGGTGGTGGCCATGACTGCATTGTCGTGGATATATAACTACGTGACGGGAAAGCACCCGATGGGGGCGGACAGGCTCGATTATGCGAGGATGAGGATCGCGGACAAGGCTAGGGACATGAAAGAGCGGGCCAAGGAGTACGGGCAGTTTGTGCAACATAAGGCTCGTGAGGCGACCCAGGGTGCTTGA
- the LOC121261127 gene encoding serine/threonine-protein kinase Aurora-1: MAIAAETQPQEKASSDVSGVEKRRWTLDDFDIGKPLGRGKFGHVYLAREKRSNHIVALKVLFKSQLQQSQVEHQLRREVEIQSHLRHPNILRLYGYFYDQKRVYLILEYAAKGELYKELQKCKYFSERRAATYVASLARALIYCHGKHVIHRDIKPENLLIGAQGELKIADFGWSVHTFNRRRTMCGTLDYLPPEMVESVEHDANVDIWSLGVLCYEFLYGVPPFEAKEHSDTYRRIVQVDLKFPPKPIVSSSAKDLISQMLVKDSSQRLPLHKLLEHPWIVQNAEPSGVYRL, translated from the exons ATGGCGATCGCTGCGGAGACCCAACCACAAGAGAAG GCTTCTTCAGATGTTTCTGGAGTGGAGAAAAGAAGATGGACACTTGATGACTTTGACATCGGAAAGCCCCTCGGACGTGGGAAGTTTGGTCACGTCTATTTGGCAAGAGAAAAGAGA AGCAATCATATTGTGGCACTGAAAGTCCTCTTTAAGAGCCAGCTGCAACAGTCTCAGGTTGAGCATCAGCTTCGCCGGGAAGTTGAAATACAAAGTCATCTGCGACATCCCAATATTTTACGTCTCTATGGATACTTCTATGATCAG AAAAGAGTTTATTTGATATTAGAATATGCAGCCAAAGGTGAACTTTACAAGGAACTACAGAAGTGCAAATACTTTAGTGAAAGACGTGCTGCTACT TATGTTGCATCATTAGCCCGTGCCCTCATATATTGTCATGGAAAGCATGTGATACACAGAGATATTAAACCAGAGAACCTTCTAATTGGTGCACAG GGTGAACTTAAAATTGCTGATTTTGGGTGGTCAGTGCATACATTCAATCGTAGGCGAACCATGTGTGGTACGCTGGATTACCTCCCCCCTGAGATGG TGGAGAGCGTGGAGCATGATGCAAATGTGGATATTTGGAGTCTCGGTGTCCTTTGTTATGAGTTCCTTTATGGGGTCCCACCTTTTGAGGCCAAGGAGCACTCAGATACATATAGAAG GATTGTGCAAGTTGATCTCAAGTTCCCTCCTAAACCAATCGTCTCTTCTTCCGCAAAGGACCTCATTAGTCAG atGCTTGTCAAGGATTCTTCTCAGCGCCTGCCACTACACAAGCTTCTTGAACATCC
- the LOC121261125 gene encoding uncharacterized protein LOC121261125 isoform X2, whose protein sequence is MRMPTATAISSSHFWADSKFLNVGEELLRETLPLQMGLRFYQLQGLKPYTCYEVKISYPASIPASFSLQLKRGKSNSVLNHYRRLLNTEKLIFRTESLESLSNEDGIYVLVTVEPEGIVAIPHVQERQFIIFNIVCDELLLGIPHKAWWVVVLVLFCLGLAFIIPSFLPSYLLQESQSPRIKQDFSKVS, encoded by the exons ATGCGCATGCCAACGGCTACGGCGATTTCCTCTAGTCATTTCTG GGCTGACAGCAAATTTCTGAACGTTGGGGAGGAGCTGTTGAGGGAAACTCTACCACTACAAATGGGTTTGCGCTTTTACCAGCTACAAGGACTCAAACCTTATACGTGTTATGAAGTGAAGATATCATATCCAGCTtct ATACCGGCTAGCTTTTCCTTACAACTGAAGAGAGGCAAATCGAACTCAGTGCTGAATCACTACAGAAGATTACTCAATACTGAAAAGCTCATTTTCAGAACTGAAAGTCTCGAATCACTTAGCAATGAG GATGGTATCTATGTGTTGGTGACTGTGGAACCTGAGGGGATTGTTGCTATACCACATGTTCAGGAGAGGCAGTTCATCATCTTTAATATAG TTTGTGATGAACTACTGCTGGGCATCCCGCATAAAGCTTGGTGGGTTGTGGTCTTGGTGCTTTTTTGCCTTGGATtggcattcatcattccatctTTTCTTCCATCATATCTGCTGCAGGAGAGCCAAAGCCCACGAATAAAGCAGGATttttccaaggtttcttga
- the LOC121261125 gene encoding uncharacterized protein LOC121261125 isoform X1: MRLRVRSTFSLLYILSIIFNGRTSSEGQMADSKFLNVGEELLRETLPLQMGLRFYQLQGLKPYTCYEVKISYPASIPASFSLQLKRGKSNSVLNHYRRLLNTEKLIFRTESLESLSNEDGIYVLVTVEPEGIVAIPHVQERQFIIFNIVCDELLLGIPHKAWWVVVLVLFCLGLAFIIPSFLPSYLLQESQSPRIKQDFSKVS, from the exons ATGCGTTTACGAGTGCGTAGTACGTTCAGTTTGCTCTACATTCTTAGTATTATTTTCAATGGTCGAACTTCCAGCGAGGGTCAAAT GGCTGACAGCAAATTTCTGAACGTTGGGGAGGAGCTGTTGAGGGAAACTCTACCACTACAAATGGGTTTGCGCTTTTACCAGCTACAAGGACTCAAACCTTATACGTGTTATGAAGTGAAGATATCATATCCAGCTtct ATACCGGCTAGCTTTTCCTTACAACTGAAGAGAGGCAAATCGAACTCAGTGCTGAATCACTACAGAAGATTACTCAATACTGAAAAGCTCATTTTCAGAACTGAAAGTCTCGAATCACTTAGCAATGAG GATGGTATCTATGTGTTGGTGACTGTGGAACCTGAGGGGATTGTTGCTATACCACATGTTCAGGAGAGGCAGTTCATCATCTTTAATATAG TTTGTGATGAACTACTGCTGGGCATCCCGCATAAAGCTTGGTGGGTTGTGGTCTTGGTGCTTTTTTGCCTTGGATtggcattcatcattccatctTTTCTTCCATCATATCTGCTGCAGGAGAGCCAAAGCCCACGAATAAAGCAGGATttttccaaggtttcttga